A single window of Nocardia higoensis DNA harbors:
- a CDS encoding TIGR02206 family membrane protein: MQPLASEFSAYGVSHWVVLAVFAVGAVAVVVIGRRERTGDGRSHFGPVLGWVTLGLYLVIFLAAMFPPAIGRSVPLRLTDLATLVAGYALVTRRRWAYTLTYYWCLTLSTQALISPALEADDFPGREFLAFWAIHLLVVWAAIYLTWGVGMRPDWGSYRLAVTATVVWVAVTFVFNSVAGTNYGFVNGKPTTPSLLDVLGPWPWYLGTVAALLLAVWALMTWPWVRGS, encoded by the coding sequence GTGCAACCACTGGCGAGCGAGTTCTCGGCGTACGGAGTGTCGCACTGGGTTGTGCTGGCGGTATTCGCGGTGGGAGCGGTCGCGGTCGTCGTGATCGGTCGGCGGGAGCGCACCGGGGACGGCCGCAGCCACTTCGGCCCGGTGCTCGGCTGGGTGACGCTCGGGCTGTATCTGGTGATCTTTCTGGCCGCGATGTTCCCGCCGGCGATCGGTCGTTCGGTGCCGCTGCGGTTGACCGATCTGGCGACCCTCGTCGCCGGGTACGCGCTGGTGACGCGGCGACGGTGGGCGTACACGCTGACCTACTACTGGTGTCTCACCCTGAGCACACAGGCGCTCATATCGCCGGCGTTGGAGGCCGACGATTTCCCGGGACGCGAGTTCCTGGCGTTCTGGGCGATCCACCTGCTCGTCGTCTGGGCGGCGATCTACCTGACCTGGGGTGTGGGTATGCGGCCGGATTGGGGCAGCTACCGGCTTGCGGTGACTGCGACAGTGGTGTGGGTCGCGGTGACCTTCGTCTTCAATTCGGTGGCCGGCACCAACTACGGGTTCGTCAACGGGAAACCCACGACACCGTCGCTGCTCGACGTTCTGGGGCCGTGGCCGTGGTACCTGGGCACGGTGGCTGCGCTGCTGCTCGCAGTGTGGGCGTTGATGACCTGGCCTTGGGTCCGGGGCAGCTGA
- a CDS encoding phosphotransferase family protein translates to MSGDPSAGLAEFLSETFGSPTRVTGLEFLSAGARRRNVAFTAEVQGQGARPLVATIVPPAVEIMTVDAEAAVRELARANGVPVPEVVAVCADPTRIGEPFLVSERIDGETVPRKVLRLIAASGNADVVARQWGAAMGALHAVDPALAPEALPAAGADPAAEQLAEAEKGVRTLLADRPVFAMALRWLERRLPTAPARTALLHTDLRNGNIIVAPEGLTAVLDWEGAQRDGDPMRDVAWPALRMWRFRNDDKEFGGFADRDAFVRGYEEAGGSFDLDRFRWWKVMGTLAWGVGLAGQAAAHLDGTVRDIVMAASGRRVSEIEWDLLMQIRPDAKA, encoded by the coding sequence GTGAGCGGCGATCCGTCCGCCGGACTGGCCGAGTTCCTGAGCGAGACCTTCGGCAGCCCGACGCGGGTCACCGGGCTGGAATTCCTCTCCGCGGGAGCGCGGCGGCGCAATGTCGCCTTCACCGCCGAAGTCCAGGGGCAGGGGGCGCGTCCGCTGGTGGCGACCATCGTGCCGCCCGCGGTGGAGATCATGACCGTCGACGCCGAAGCCGCGGTGCGGGAACTGGCGCGCGCCAACGGCGTTCCGGTGCCCGAGGTGGTGGCGGTGTGCGCCGATCCCACCCGCATCGGTGAGCCGTTCCTGGTATCCGAGCGCATCGACGGCGAGACGGTGCCGCGCAAGGTCCTTCGCCTGATCGCGGCCTCGGGCAATGCCGATGTCGTCGCCCGGCAGTGGGGTGCGGCGATGGGCGCGCTGCACGCCGTCGATCCGGCGCTCGCCCCGGAGGCGCTGCCCGCCGCGGGAGCCGACCCGGCCGCCGAGCAACTGGCCGAGGCCGAGAAGGGCGTGCGCACGCTGCTGGCCGATCGCCCGGTGTTCGCCATGGCGTTGCGCTGGCTGGAACGCAGGCTGCCCACCGCGCCCGCCCGCACCGCTCTGCTGCACACCGACCTGCGCAACGGCAACATCATCGTCGCCCCCGAGGGCCTGACCGCCGTCCTGGATTGGGAAGGCGCCCAGCGCGACGGCGATCCGATGCGCGATGTGGCCTGGCCCGCGCTGCGGATGTGGCGATTCCGCAACGACGACAAGGAATTCGGTGGTTTCGCCGACCGGGACGCTTTCGTGCGGGGCTACGAGGAGGCGGGCGGGAGTTTCGACCTCGACCGCTTCCGCTGGTGGAAGGTCATGGGCACGCTCGCCTGGGGCGTCGGGCTGGCCGGACAGGCCGCCGCGCATCTGGACGGTACGGTCCGCGACATCGTCATGGCCGCCAGCGGCCGCCGCGTGTCGGAAATCGAATGGGACCTGCTGATGCAGATCCGGCCCGACGCGAAAGCTTAG
- a CDS encoding oxygenase MpaB family protein has protein sequence MGATNGSAVATAAVEESALIGAPIGPGSLVWKYAGDWRNMLFLGRTGIMQNMHPTVGAALQDHSNFFDNPWDRLVRSVPQIQGMIYDADNEEQAARVRDYHKPLKGTDSRGERYHALNPDVYWWTHATFVELNIAINEYFGTPLTDAEKEQLIAEGITWWRMYGLSDRVLVSNYADFKQYWDRTIDEVLERNATTDFALRLDRQKIPTMPGIPEPVWSVIWRPVMAFNLWLANGLMPERAREILGMRPWGRVDQAAFTVFCNAIRYTWPLLPDRLKYAPRAYAGIKRVRGK, from the coding sequence GTGGGTGCTACGAACGGCTCGGCCGTCGCGACTGCCGCCGTGGAGGAGTCCGCGCTGATCGGCGCTCCGATCGGCCCCGGCTCGCTGGTCTGGAAGTACGCGGGCGACTGGCGCAACATGCTGTTCCTGGGCCGGACCGGCATCATGCAGAACATGCACCCGACGGTCGGCGCGGCGCTGCAGGATCATTCGAACTTCTTCGACAACCCGTGGGACCGCCTGGTCCGCTCGGTGCCGCAGATCCAGGGCATGATCTACGACGCCGACAACGAGGAGCAGGCCGCGCGGGTGCGCGACTATCACAAGCCGCTCAAGGGCACCGATTCGCGCGGCGAGCGCTACCACGCGCTCAACCCGGATGTGTACTGGTGGACCCACGCCACCTTCGTCGAACTCAATATCGCCATCAACGAGTACTTCGGCACTCCGCTGACCGACGCCGAGAAGGAGCAGTTGATCGCCGAAGGCATCACCTGGTGGCGGATGTACGGGCTGTCGGACCGGGTGCTCGTCTCGAATTACGCGGATTTCAAGCAGTATTGGGACCGCACCATCGACGAGGTGCTGGAACGCAACGCCACCACCGATTTCGCGCTGCGCCTGGACCGGCAGAAGATTCCGACGATGCCGGGCATTCCCGAGCCGGTGTGGTCGGTGATCTGGCGGCCGGTGATGGCGTTCAACCTGTGGCTGGCCAACGGCCTGATGCCGGAGCGGGCGCGCGAGATCCTCGGCATGCGGCCGTGGGGGCGCGTCGACCAGGCGGCGTTCACCGTCTTCTGCAATGCCATCCGCTACACCTGGCCGCTGCTGCCGGACCGCCTGAAGTACGCCCCGCGCGCCTACGCCGGTATCAAACGAGTGCGCGGAAAGTAG
- a CDS encoding acyl-CoA dehydrogenase family protein — MDFELPEELAAYLKELDAFIEAEIIPLEQTGDNIKFFDHRREDARTDWDRGGLPTEEWEALLAESRRRADAAGHYRYAFPKEFGGRDGTNLGMAVIREHLARRGLGLHCDLQNEHAIVANNVGLLLMLEYGTEAQKAQWVDGLAEGTKFFAFGITEPEHGSDATHMETTAVRDGDDWVINGIKTWNTGVHIADADLIFARTSGKAGDGRGITAFLVPTDTPGFHVEEYLWTFNMPTDHARVSLNSVRVPDSAIFGGEGRGLGVVQHFFNENRIRQAASSLGAAQYCIDQAVAYANERKPFGKPLSSNQAIQFQLVELHTQCEMLRALVHKTAWSMDRYGNFSVSEQVSMCNYWANRLVCEAADRAMQVHGGLGYSRYKPFEHIYRHHRRYRITEGAEEIQMRRVAGYLFGFMDRAVVKGV, encoded by the coding sequence ATGGACTTCGAACTTCCCGAGGAACTGGCCGCCTACCTGAAGGAGCTCGACGCCTTCATCGAGGCCGAGATCATCCCGCTCGAACAGACCGGCGACAACATCAAGTTCTTCGACCACCGTCGCGAGGACGCCCGCACCGACTGGGACCGCGGCGGCCTGCCCACCGAGGAATGGGAAGCGCTGCTGGCCGAATCACGCCGCCGCGCCGACGCCGCGGGCCACTACCGCTACGCCTTCCCCAAGGAATTCGGCGGCCGCGACGGCACCAACCTCGGCATGGCGGTCATCCGCGAACATCTCGCCCGCCGCGGCCTGGGCCTGCACTGCGACCTGCAGAACGAGCACGCCATCGTCGCCAACAATGTCGGCCTGCTGCTGATGCTCGAATACGGCACCGAGGCCCAGAAGGCGCAGTGGGTGGACGGATTGGCCGAGGGCACCAAGTTCTTCGCCTTCGGCATCACCGAGCCCGAACACGGCTCGGATGCCACCCACATGGAGACCACCGCCGTGCGCGACGGCGACGACTGGGTCATCAACGGCATCAAGACCTGGAACACCGGCGTGCACATCGCCGACGCCGACCTTATCTTCGCCCGCACCTCCGGTAAGGCGGGCGACGGACGCGGCATCACCGCCTTCCTGGTCCCCACCGACACTCCCGGCTTCCACGTCGAGGAGTACCTGTGGACCTTCAACATGCCCACCGACCACGCCCGCGTCTCGCTGAACAGCGTGCGGGTGCCCGACTCGGCGATCTTCGGCGGGGAGGGTCGCGGCCTGGGCGTCGTCCAGCACTTCTTCAACGAGAACCGCATCCGCCAGGCCGCCTCCAGTCTCGGCGCGGCGCAGTACTGCATCGATCAGGCCGTCGCCTACGCCAACGAGCGCAAGCCCTTCGGCAAGCCGTTGTCGTCCAACCAGGCGATCCAGTTCCAGCTGGTCGAACTGCACACCCAGTGCGAGATGCTGCGGGCCCTGGTCCACAAGACCGCCTGGTCGATGGATCGGTACGGCAATTTCTCTGTGTCCGAGCAGGTGTCGATGTGCAACTACTGGGCCAACCGGCTGGTCTGCGAGGCCGCCGACCGCGCCATGCAGGTGCACGGCGGGCTCGGCTACTCCCGGTACAAGCCGTTCGAGCACATCTACCGGCACCACCGCCGGTACCGGATCACCGAGGGTGCGGAGGAGATCCAGATGCGCCGGGTCGCGGGGTATCTGTTCGGCTTCATGGACCGCGCCGTGGTCAAGGGCGTGTAG
- a CDS encoding DUF6285 domain-containing protein encodes MQNRPTAAELLESLAELLEDTLLPALPPGLQHRARVGANLARILGREVELGPEAAKREAELLAAVPEGDEQALWRALADVVRADLAIAKPGYDGWEGE; translated from the coding sequence GTGCAGAACCGACCGACGGCAGCCGAGCTGCTGGAATCGCTGGCCGAACTGCTGGAGGACACGCTGTTGCCCGCGTTGCCGCCCGGTCTGCAACATCGCGCGCGGGTGGGGGCCAACCTGGCCCGCATCCTCGGTCGCGAGGTCGAACTCGGTCCGGAGGCGGCGAAGCGAGAAGCCGAACTTCTGGCCGCCGTGCCCGAGGGCGATGAACAGGCCCTCTGGCGTGCCCTCGCCGACGTGGTGCGCGCCGACCTCGCGATCGCCAAGCCCGGCTACGACGGCTGGGAGGGCGAGTGA
- a CDS encoding cytochrome P450 has translation MRDARNCLGAPLARLEAAIALPALFDRFPDMTVAGPLEGVETLESFISHGHRHLPARLTEPVHTDTGPAESSL, from the coding sequence ATGCGAGATGCACGTAATTGCCTCGGCGCACCACTGGCCCGGTTGGAAGCAGCGATCGCGCTGCCCGCACTGTTCGATCGGTTCCCCGACATGACGGTGGCCGGTCCCCTAGAAGGGGTGGAGACGTTGGAGAGCTTCATCTCCCACGGCCACCGACATCTGCCCGCCCGACTGACGGAACCTGTCCATACCGATACCGGCCCCGCAGAGTCCAGCCTGTGA